The sequence below is a genomic window from Proteus vulgaris.
GCGTTGATATGGCGATGCGTTTAATGGGCGAGCAATTTGTTACTGGTGAGACTATTTCTCAAGCACTCGCAAATGCACGCAAACTTGAAGAAAAAGGCTTTAGCTACTCTTATGACATGTTAGGAGAAGCCGCATTAACAGAGAAAGATGCACAAGATTATCTAGTCTCTTATCAACAAGCCATCCACGCAATTGGTAAAGCCTCTAACGGCAGAGGTATTTATGAAGGTCCTGGAATATCTATCAAGCTTTCAGCATTACATCCTCGTTATAGCCGTGCTCAATATGAGCGTGTTATGTCCGAGCTTTACCCTCGCCTACTCTCATTAACATTACAAGCAAAGCAATACGATATTGGTATTAATATCGATGCAGAAGAAGCTGATAGACTTGAGATTTCACTCGATCTACTTGAGAAACTCTGTTTTGAACCTGAATTAGCAGGTTGGAATGGTATTGGCTTTGTTATTCAGGCTTACCAAAAGCGTTGTCCATTAGTTATTGATTATGTGATTGATTTGGCACGTCGTAGCCGTCGTCGCTTAATGATCCGTTTAGTAAAAGGTGCCTATTGGGATAGCGAAGTAAAACGCGCTCAAATTGATGGTCTTGAAGATTATCCTGTCTATACTCGCAAAGTGTATACCGATGTCTCTTACCTTGCCTGTGCGAAAAAACTACTCGCATCACCTAATTTTATTTATCCGCAATTTGCTACACATAATGCGCACACACTGTCAGCAATTTATCATTTAGCGGGTCAAAACTATTACCCCGGACAATACGAGTTCCAGTGTTTACACGGTATGGGTGAACCACTTTATGCTCAAGTTGTTGGTAAAATTGCAGACGGGAAACTAGGTCGCCCTTGTCGTATTTATGCGCCCGTAGGAACTCATGAAACATTACTTGCCTATTTAGTGCGTCGCTTACTTGAAAATGGGGCGAATACGTCATTTGTAAACCGAATTGCTGATACCACAATTTCTCTTGATGAATTAGTGGCAGATCCGGTCAAAGAAGTGAATAGAATGGCTCAAGCCGAAGGCCAAGTTGGACTTTCTCATCCTAAAATTCCGCTTCCTCATAAACTGTATGGTGATGAACGTAAAAACTCACCGGGCATTGATATGTCAAACGAACATCGCTTGGCATCACTTTCTAGTGCCTTATTAACATCAGCAACTGAAAATATACATTGCGAACCTTTATTAGGTGATACGTTTAATTCTTCAGAGAAAACACAAGAACCTCAATCTGTGTTAAATCCAGCCAATCATGCTGATATTGTCGGTACAGTAAGAGAAGCAACAGAAGCCGAGGCAGATTTTGCCTTAACCATTGCTCAAGAAAAAGGTGAAATCTGGTTTGCTACACCACCAGCGCAAAGAGCTTCATTTTTGATCCGTGCTGCGGAGTTAATGGAACAACAAATGGGCCCTCTTATGGGAATACTCGTGCGCGAAGCAGGTAAAACTTACAGTAATGCGATTGCTGAAGTCCGCGAAGCCATTGATTTTCTCTACTATTATGCAGCTCAAGTCGCTCAAGACTTTGATAATAATACACATCGACCTTTAGGGCCTGTGGTTTGTATCAGCCCTTGGAACTTCCCATTAGCTATCTTCAGCGGACAAATTGCGGCAGCTTTAGCAGCAGGTAATACCGTTCTAGCAAAACCCGCAGAGCAGACACCTTTAATTGCATCGAAAGCCGTTGCGCTTTTCCATCAAGCAGGTGTTCCTTCTTTTGCACTACAACTGCTACCGGGGCAAGGTGAAACCATTGGTGCACGCTTAGTGGCTGATGAGCGTGTTCGAGGTGTGATGTTTACAGGTTCTACGGAGGTTGCTCATATTTTACAAAAGACCTTAGCGGGTCGATTAGACAGCGAAGGTCGCCCAGTGCCTTTAGTGGCAGAAACGGGGGGCTTAAATGCCATGATTGTTGATTCATCTGCATTAACAGAGCAAGTGGTAACTGATGTAATGGCATCCGCTTATGATAGTGCTGGTCAACGTTGTTCTGCTTTACGTCTGTTATGTATTCAAGAAGAAGTGGCTGAGAGTACTATCGAGATGCTTAAAGGTGCGATGGCTCAAGCAACAATGGGTGATCCAAGTTTACTATCTACAGATATTGGTCCTGTTATCGATAAAGAAGCAAAATCAGGCATAGAGAAACATATTCAATCTATGCGTACAACTGGCTTCGAGATTTATCAAGCATCACACAATAGTTTGTCAAAACACGCTGAAAGTAACAGTACCTTTGTTCCGCCGACTTTAATTGAATTAGATAAAGTCAGTTCATTGAAGAAAGAAATCTTTGGCCCTGTGTTGCATGTTGTACGTTATGCAAGCCAAGATTTACCTGCATTATTAGAAGAGATTAATGCAACCGGATACGGGTTAACAATGGGCGTTCATACACGTATTGATGAAACCATTGCTTATGTTGCCTCAAATGCCAAAGTCGGAAATTTATACGTTAACCGTAATATGGTTGGCGCAGTTGTGGGTGTTCAGCCTTTTGGTGGTGAAGGATTATCGGGTACGGGTCCGAAAGCAGGCGGCCCTGTTTATCTATATCGCTTATTATCTAAACGCCCTGAAAATGCCGCAACGCAAACATTAGCACGCCAAGATGAAACACTTCCTCTTGATACTTCTATGCGTAATACGTTATTACAGACTTATCATAAGTATATGGAATGGCTATCAAACAAAGCGGATAAACCACACTATGAAGCTTTAGAGAAATATGCCCTTGCATCACAAGCAGGAACACTGCGTGTATTACCGGGCCCTACTGGCGAACGCAATACTTATCAATTAGTCCCTTGTGGTAATGTGTTGTGTATTTCAGATAACGAGCAAGATGCATTGACTCAAATTGCCGCTGTTCTCGCTTCTGGTTGTCATGCTGTTGTGGTTAATAGCCCATTCTCACAAAAAACATATCGTGAATTACCTGATAGTGTCAGAAAAGCCATTACATTGACTGAAAACTGGAATGATGAGTCACTGAAAATAAATGCGGTGATTTACCATGGTGATGGTGACCAATTACGTGAAACTTGCCAGAAAATTGCTCAACGCAAAGGAGCTATAATTTCTGTTCAAGGATTCTCTCGTGGTGAAACAGGTATATTGTTAGAACGTTTACTACATGAAAGAGCATTAAGCATTAATACAGCGGCAGCTGGAGGTAATGCAAGCTTAATGACGATTAGTTAATTTCCCCTTCTCTTTCTCTCCTTGTCTTTGAGACCACCTTTAAAGTCTGTTTTCTTAAAGGTGGTTTTTTATTTTGCTACCCTATTATTTCTAAAGAGATAGTTAAAAGTGTTATTTTTTTAATGCTGTGACTATTCTCACCCTTTTTATATTTATTATTCGCGACGAATTAGTTTAGTAAATATACTTACGTCCAAGTCAACCTAGAAGTTGATTTAATTATATCTTTATGAATACCTGAAACTTGCGCCCCACTGTGGGCGCTTTTTTTTATCTATTGATGCAATTTACTCAGTACAACATTGCTTTTCATCGTTGATAGATAAATTTAGAAATAAAAAAGAAATTGAGTAAGAAAAAATAGGAAGGATTTAGAATTAATAGAAAAGAAAAAGGAGCAGGCTAGGCTACTCCTTTTAAGGTCTCTCTTGAGCGCAATTAGTGACTGCTACTCATTGATGGGGGCTCTTGGCACCAATCAAGATATTGCTCGTACTTACGTAGTGCAATATTGTAGTTACTAAATGCAGAGGGAGTGAGCTTTTTACTCAAGTCTGACTGAATTTTCTCTGTCGTAAACTCTTGACGAGGAAAATTAGTTGAAGTCAGTAATTCATCGAGCCGACGTAAACGAACCACATACTCACGAACAGTACTGTGGCTCATCTCCGTTTGTTCAAACAAATACTGCTTAAAAGACATAATGTCAAAGTAGTCAGTTTCACTATTACAGTAAATCTCACTACAAAAACGGCATAGCGCAGAGAACTTCTCTTGTAACGTTTCCCACGTTTCATCATCAATTAAATCCGTCATTTCAGAAATGGCTTCTTTATTGATAACTTGGCGATTGAATACGAGAGAGATCCGATCAAGCGCCTTGTGGCAATGTAGACAATGAGTCTGGCTGTGTTTATAGTCTTTAATGTAACGGCTTAGCGGCCGTTTCTTTTGTGTTGAAACAGACATAAGAGATAAAGCCCTGTGTTGTAGTCTTAATAAACAAAAACAAAAATAAGCAAAACTTCTATTTCTCTGGGTTTAAGCGTGCTCGCAGCCTTTTTATGGCTTGGCTGTGTAGCTGGCTCACGCGGGATTCCCCGACATTAAGCACTGCGCCTATTTCTTTCAAATTAAGTTCTTCCTGATAATACAGTGTAAGAACCATTTTTTCCCTTTCGGGAAGCAATTCTATCGCGTCTATGACTCTTTGGCGAATATCACTTTCTAATAACATCTGTAATGGATTGTCATCATGATCTTCGTCTTGAGACGGTTCACAGCTTTCACCGTAAATTTCATGCCATTCGTCATAAGAGAACAATTGGCTGTTATTCGTATCCAATAGGATCTGCCGGTATTCTGCTAACTCAATCTGCAAATGATCAGCAACTTCCTGTTCTAATGGTGGTCGTCCTAGATCCTGCTCTAATTGATGAATAGAATGCGTTACTTCTCTTGCATTGCGACGCACGCTACGTGGCGCCCAATCTCGACTGCGCAGCTCATCTAGCATAGAGCCACGGATACGTTGAACAGCATAAGTGGTAAAGGCAGCGCCTTGCATTGAGTCATAACGCTCAACGGCATTTAGCAGCCCAATTCCACCTGCTTGCAAAAGATCATCCAATTCAACACTCGCAGGTAACTTGACCTGTAATCGTAATGCTTCATGGCGAACCAACGGGACATATCGCTCCCAGAGGCTATTTTTGTCCATCACGCCTTCGGCGGTATACAAATCACTCACAACAAAAGACACCTTTGGATAAAAGACCGGAAACCATTATCTGGCGAAATAGATTTAGCAATCGGCTGAACAGTGAAGCAAAAGCGCCTCTTTTTCACCTATGCCAAATTTTCAGCAAAAGTTGGGTTTTCATTGATAAATTAATTTGTCATTGCATTACGAGAACTACTTTACCTTAAAACACTCGGTCTTAATCCTTAGAAAAACCGTTAATTAAATTGATATTTTATCTCATTAAAAGAAATCAACGCATTGAATATGCATTCTGTTCATAAAAAAATAACATATAAATCATAGTATTTTATTTTGTAAGATTTTAGCGTCTAATTGGCGAGTTAAAATACTCATAAATGATTAATTAAAAAAACGATTGTTTTGATGAAAAAACACCCACTACAAAAATTGCAGTGGGTGTCAATTGAGGATTATTTAAAGAGAAGATTAACGTAATAGAGAAAGAACAGATTGTGGAACTTGGTTTGCTTGAGCCAATACTGAAGTACCTGCTTGTTGCAGAATTTGTCCACGGCTCATATTTGATACTTCTGTTGCATAATCCGCATCTAAAATACGGCTACGGGAAGCCGATAAATTATTCACAGTGTTATTTAAATTATTAATAGTAGATTCAAAACGGTTTTGTACCGCACCTAATTTAGAACGCGCTTCATCAACTTTATTAATTGCACTATCTAATGTTGCAAGTGCATCATCATTTACAGTGAGTGTTTTTACATCAACACCCGCATTGGCAGTAAATTCGTTAGTAGCTACTGCCGATGTTGCCTTGATCTTCACTTCATCATTTGAAGCACCTGTTAACTCGAGGTCAGATGCTGAAACTAAATAGTCTTTAGAATTAGCATCATCATGA
It includes:
- the fliZ gene encoding flagella biosynthesis regulatory protein FliZ, producing MSVSTQKKRPLSRYIKDYKHSQTHCLHCHKALDRISLVFNRQVINKEAISEMTDLIDDETWETLQEKFSALCRFCSEIYCNSETDYFDIMSFKQYLFEQTEMSHSTVREYVVRLRRLDELLTSTNFPRQEFTTEKIQSDLSKKLTPSAFSNYNIALRKYEQYLDWCQEPPSMSSSH
- a CDS encoding RNA polymerase sigma factor FliA, which gives rise to MSDLYTAEGVMDKNSLWERYVPLVRHEALRLQVKLPASVELDDLLQAGGIGLLNAVERYDSMQGAAFTTYAVQRIRGSMLDELRSRDWAPRSVRRNAREVTHSIHQLEQDLGRPPLEQEVADHLQIELAEYRQILLDTNNSQLFSYDEWHEIYGESCEPSQDEDHDDNPLQMLLESDIRQRVIDAIELLPEREKMVLTLYYQEELNLKEIGAVLNVGESRVSQLHSQAIKRLRARLNPEK
- the putA gene encoding trifunctional transcriptional regulator/proline dehydrogenase/L-glutamate gamma-semialdehyde dehydrogenase, with product MSSTTMGVRLDEETRNRLKEAAQKLDRTSHWLIKQAIFDYLEQIENDQVNLGNSTFAEQDIDESTEIPIAHYQPFLEFAEHIHPQSVLRSAITSAYRTPETQAVPMLLQQATLPENEAQATHKLAYSIAEKLRKQKNGVGRSGLVQGLLQEFSLSSQEGVALMCLAEALLRIPDKATRDALIRDKISHGNWRSHLGQSQSMFVNAATWGLLFTGKLVSTHNEEKLSNSLNRILTKSGEPLVRKGVDMAMRLMGEQFVTGETISQALANARKLEEKGFSYSYDMLGEAALTEKDAQDYLVSYQQAIHAIGKASNGRGIYEGPGISIKLSALHPRYSRAQYERVMSELYPRLLSLTLQAKQYDIGINIDAEEADRLEISLDLLEKLCFEPELAGWNGIGFVIQAYQKRCPLVIDYVIDLARRSRRRLMIRLVKGAYWDSEVKRAQIDGLEDYPVYTRKVYTDVSYLACAKKLLASPNFIYPQFATHNAHTLSAIYHLAGQNYYPGQYEFQCLHGMGEPLYAQVVGKIADGKLGRPCRIYAPVGTHETLLAYLVRRLLENGANTSFVNRIADTTISLDELVADPVKEVNRMAQAEGQVGLSHPKIPLPHKLYGDERKNSPGIDMSNEHRLASLSSALLTSATENIHCEPLLGDTFNSSEKTQEPQSVLNPANHADIVGTVREATEAEADFALTIAQEKGEIWFATPPAQRASFLIRAAELMEQQMGPLMGILVREAGKTYSNAIAEVREAIDFLYYYAAQVAQDFDNNTHRPLGPVVCISPWNFPLAIFSGQIAAALAAGNTVLAKPAEQTPLIASKAVALFHQAGVPSFALQLLPGQGETIGARLVADERVRGVMFTGSTEVAHILQKTLAGRLDSEGRPVPLVAETGGLNAMIVDSSALTEQVVTDVMASAYDSAGQRCSALRLLCIQEEVAESTIEMLKGAMAQATMGDPSLLSTDIGPVIDKEAKSGIEKHIQSMRTTGFEIYQASHNSLSKHAESNSTFVPPTLIELDKVSSLKKEIFGPVLHVVRYASQDLPALLEEINATGYGLTMGVHTRIDETIAYVASNAKVGNLYVNRNMVGAVVGVQPFGGEGLSGTGPKAGGPVYLYRLLSKRPENAATQTLARQDETLPLDTSMRNTLLQTYHKYMEWLSNKADKPHYEALEKYALASQAGTLRVLPGPTGERNTYQLVPCGNVLCISDNEQDALTQIAAVLASGCHAVVVNSPFSQKTYRELPDSVRKAITLTENWNDESLKINAVIYHGDGDQLRETCQKIAQRKGAIISVQGFSRGETGILLERLLHERALSINTAAAGGNASLMTIS